TCGTTGACGGCGAGGATCTCAAGGGAGCACCGGTCGTTCTGCTCGGCCGAGGACAGCGCCTGATCGAGATAGGCCTCGGTGTTGTAGCAAGGCACGACGACCGTGACGTCGACGTCACTCATCGGTCTCGCTGCTGTCGTCCACGTCCTTGGTGACGAGGCCGTTCTCCTCGGCCTTCTGGGCCTCTTCGATCTGCCTGCCCATGTTGCGATAGGCTTCGCAGACCTCATCGGTCGGCCCGACCATGCGCTGATGGCCCTTCTCGATCCAGCAGACGCGGTCGCACATCCGCTCGACGAGGTCGATGCTGTGGCTCACCAGCAGGACGGTCACGTTATTGGAGTCGACGAGCTCCTTGATGCGTCGCTCGCACTTCTGCTGGAAGATGAAGTCGCCCACCGACAGAGCCTCGTCCACGATCAAGATGTCGGGCTCGGTCACCGTGGCGATGGCAAAGGCGATTCGTGCGACCATGCCGCTCGAATAGTTCTTGAGCGGCATCTCCATGAACTCCCCGAGCTCGGCGAACTCGACAATCTGGTCGAAGCGCGAATCGATGAAGTCCTTCGAATAGCCGAGGAGCGCCCCGTTCAGATAGATGTTCTCGGTCGCAGTGAGCTCCATGTCGAAACCGGCACCGAGCTCGATCAGCGGCGCGATGGAACCCACGACCGTGCAGGTTCCCTTCGATGCCTCCAGGACACCGGCAATGATCTTGAGCATGGTCGACTTGCCGCTGCCGTTGGTCCCGACGAGTCCGAAGGCCTCTCCCCTGTGCACCTTGAAGTCGATGTGCTCGAGGGCCTTGAACTCCTTGAAGAGCAGGTCATGCTTGGCGATGTGGACGAAGTACTCCTTCAGGGAGTTCAACTGCTCGGAGGCGATGTTGAACACCATCGTGACGTCATCGACGTCGATGACGACCGGCGAGTCCTCCGAGGGAAGCGAAGGCCGCATGAGGTTGCGTCCCGAACCCGCCGCACTGTCCTGTGAGATGTACAAGCTGCCCCCCTCGGGCTAGATGTAGAGGATGAAACGGTGCTCGTTCTTGCGGAAGATGAGGTACCCGATGAGAAGGGCGCCGACCGCACAGCCCGCACAGATGAGGTTCGCATGCAGGGATGGCCAGACGCCGTTCAAAAGGATGTCACGGAAATAGGTGACGTAGTGGTACATGGGGTTGAACATCTCGAACCTCTGCATGAAGTCGGGGAGGATCGAGATGGTGTAGAAGAGCGGCGTGAGATAGGTCCATGCCGTGACCACGACGCCCCACAGGTGCATGACGTCGCGGAAGAAGACCGAGAGGGCCGAAAGCGCAAGCGAGAGGCCGGCACAGAAGACCATGAGATAGAGGAGGGCCAGGGGGAACAGCACGATGGTGGCCGTCGGCGCGATCTGGAACCACAGCATGACGATGATGACGGCGATCATGGAGAAGGCAAAGTTCACACAGGCGAACAGGACCTTCTCGATCGGGAAGACGTAACGGTTGATCTTGACCTTCTTGAGCAGCGATGCCGCATTGATGATCGAGCTCATGCCCTGGTTGGTCGAGTCGGTCATGACCTGGAAGACGGTGTTGCCGATGATGAGGTAGAGCGGGAAGCACTTGACCGTGTCAGAGCCGACCTTCATGAAGCTCGAGAAGACCAGTGCCATGACGCACATCATGAGCAGTGGGTTGAGGACGCTCCACAGGACGCCGAGCACGCTCCTGCGATACTTGAGCTTGAAGTCCTTGCCGACGAGCTGCCTGAGAATGAAGCCATCCCGCTTCGCTGGGGTGTTCCACGCCCGCTTGGCCCATCCGTCAGCCACCGTGAGCGTGCCACGCACGGTCTGGTTGGCCTCCGAACCGACCTTCTCCCCCGGTTCTACCACCTCGCAGGAGAGCTCGTAGGAGCCCGCGCGAGGAGGAAGGAACGTGAAGCAGTTCTCAATGGTGGGATGGTTCGAGAGGAACATGTTCGACGCGAAGTCACCAAGCGTCGACCAGGTGAAGTTATAGGACGCGCCCTCTGGCACCTCAGGAAGGTCGACGCTCATGGTGACGGGTTGGCCTACCGTCGCACCGCCCCTGCGCTCGACCCTTATGGACGCCCGGGAAGGGTCGGCCTCGTCGCCTTCGTCTCCCGCGACGGCCGCAACCGCTGCTGGGCCCTTCGCGCTCTGAGTCATTGAATCCAAGGTACCTCCTGCTGCGTCCTGCCACCTGGCAGGTCTCCACGTTCAACCTCACAGATGCTACCACAGCCTACGTGGTGCCATAGAAAACCCAGAGCGAGCCAGGCCCGCGGGACCGTTGGCTAGCACCTCGACGAAAGTTCCGGGAAAAACGTCCCTTGCATGTGAGCCCATCTCGTCTATACTTCTGTCTCGTGCCTAGCGCACCGAATTCCTCGGTAGCTCAATGGTAGAGCACGCGGCTGTTAACCGCGTTGTTGTAGGTTCGAGCCCTACCCGAGGAGCCAGAAGCAGCAGCCCCGTCGACCAAGGTCGGCGGGGCTTTCTCTTTGCCCCTTCCCTATGGCCTTGCCCTTAGCATCCCTGCCGACATGCCTTGATGAGGAGGACGCCCCCTCACCCTGCGAATCCATCCGCAGCGCCGAACTTCGGCGCGAGGACGCGAGCAGGGGGTGAGGGGGCGTCTGAGGCCCGTCATAAAGGTTTCGGGCTCTTACTCCTCCATGTAGTCCTTCAGCTTGCCGCTCCTGCTGGGGTGCCGGAGCTTGGCCAGGGTCTTGCTCTCAATCTGGCGGATTCGCTCGCGTGTGACGCCGAACTCCCTGCCGACCTCCTCGAGGGTGCGAGGATGCCCGTCCTCGAGGCCGAACCTGAGCTTGATGACCTTGCGCTCACGGTCGGCAAGGCCGTCGAGCACGGTATCGAGCTGCTCGCGGAGCATGGAGTCGGATGCAGCCTCCGGAGGGGCCACGGCCTGGGAGTCCTCGATGAAGTCACCGAGCTGTGAGTCTTCCTCCTCGCCGATGGGCGTCTCGAGCGAGACCGGCTCCTGGCTGATCTTCTGGATCTCGCGGACGCGTTCCGCGGGAATCCCCATCTCCTCACCGATCTCCTCGGGAGTCGGGTCACGGCCGAGGTCCTGGAGCAGTTGCCTCTGGACACGTACGAGCTTGTTGATGGTCTCCACCATGTGGACCGGGATACGGATGGTGCGGGCCTGGTCGGCGATGGCACGCGTGATGGCCTGACGGATCCACCAGGTGGCATACGTGGAGAACTTGAAGCCCTTGGTGTAATCGAACTTCTCGACAGCACGGATCAGGCCAAGGTTCCCCTCCTGGATGAGGTCGAGGAAGAGCATCCCACGTCCCACGTAGCGCTTGGCGATGGAGACGACCAGACGCAGGTTCGCACTGATGAGGGCCTGCTTCGCGTCAAGACCGACCTGTTCGATTCGCGTCAGGCGACGAAGCTCGGCACGGGTGAGCTCCA
This genomic stretch from Atopobiaceae bacterium harbors:
- a CDS encoding ABC transporter ATP-binding protein encodes the protein MRPSLPSEDSPVVIDVDDVTMVFNIASEQLNSLKEYFVHIAKHDLLFKEFKALEHIDFKVHRGEAFGLVGTNGSGKSTMLKIIAGVLEASKGTCTVVGSIAPLIELGAGFDMELTATENIYLNGALLGYSKDFIDSRFDQIVEFAELGEFMEMPLKNYSSGMVARIAFAIATVTEPDILIVDEALSVGDFIFQQKCERRIKELVDSNNVTVLLVSHSIDLVERMCDRVCWIEKGHQRMVGPTDEVCEAYRNMGRQIEEAQKAEENGLVTKDVDDSSETDE
- a CDS encoding ABC transporter permease, coding for MADGWAKRAWNTPAKRDGFILRQLVGKDFKLKYRRSVLGVLWSVLNPLLMMCVMALVFSSFMKVGSDTVKCFPLYLIIGNTVFQVMTDSTNQGMSSIINAASLLKKVKINRYVFPIEKVLFACVNFAFSMIAVIIVMLWFQIAPTATIVLFPLALLYLMVFCAGLSLALSALSVFFRDVMHLWGVVVTAWTYLTPLFYTISILPDFMQRFEMFNPMYHYVTYFRDILLNGVWPSLHANLICAGCAVGALLIGYLIFRKNEHRFILYI
- the rpoD gene encoding RNA polymerase sigma factor RpoD → MTAKKTNTDTKLSGELTKAVESLVAKAGAGDGTVSEDDIQVAIRDIDVDGDELSDLYDAIREKGLDISSDDAADPDSLGGDDDDDAPADGESSGAGSEDADGEPVDADVAETKAATREAAAASKPKAKGRAKSRRRTENVTVMLTGDPVRMYLKEIGKVDLLTASEEVHLAMKIQAGTDASEKLEAADAGELELTRAELRRLTRIEQVGLDAKQALISANLRLVVSIAKRYVGRGMLFLDLIQEGNLGLIRAVEKFDYTKGFKFSTYATWWIRQAITRAIADQARTIRIPVHMVETINKLVRVQRQLLQDLGRDPTPEEIGEEMGIPAERVREIQKISQEPVSLETPIGEEEDSQLGDFIEDSQAVAPPEAASDSMLREQLDTVLDGLADRERKVIKLRFGLEDGHPRTLEEVGREFGVTRERIRQIESKTLAKLRHPSRSGKLKDYMEE